In Rutidosis leptorrhynchoides isolate AG116_Rl617_1_P2 chromosome 2, CSIRO_AGI_Rlap_v1, whole genome shotgun sequence, one genomic interval encodes:
- the LOC139893814 gene encoding E3 ubiquitin-protein ligase CIP8, whose translation MAESPSPPSHTPPPPPPTPPSVGDPPTEYWCYQCDKRVPIETLPDQPDVICFECKNGFVELISAVHHHHNLLQPTDDDDDDQPNFGHEFLQVLRLIAQSARDNDAPPLPPSDDRENDIDHLRIELDALSDNDDENNNNEDDEEDEEDNEEDINNDEDDRSDDEDERRRQRRDVIRLRLRDFATRALTRGNGGLDLAEILMGLEDHSIEFRFQIGENDRYIGNPGDYVDAAGYEALLQTLAESDNGSKRGSPPAAKSAVEGLPTVEVIVNDSEVCAICKDKVFNNEKEVVKQLPCGHMYHQDCIVPWLGSRNTCPICRFELPTDDPEYEEDRKKRLNDLTANASSTSGGGGGD comes from the coding sequence ATGGCTGAATCTCCGTCACCACCATCCCACACACCACCACCGCCGCCACCAACCCCTCCGTCAGTCGGTGATCCACCAACTGAATACTGGTGCTATCAGTGCGACAAACGTGTCCCAATCGAAACCCTACCTGACCAACCTGACGTCATCTGTTTCGAATGTAAAAATGGATTCGTTGAGTTGATCTCAGCCGTTCATCACCATCACAATCTTCTTCAACCAACTGATGACGACGACGACGATCAACCTAATTTCGGCCACGAATTCCTTCAAGTCCTTAGGCTAATCGCTCAATCCGCGCGTGACAACGACGCGCCTCCTTTACCTCCATCCGATGATCGCGAAAACGACATCGATCACCTTCGTATTGAACTCGACGCGTTGAGTGATAACgatgatgaaaacaataacaacgaAGATGACGAGGAGGATGAAGAGGATAATGAAGAGGATATCAATAACGATGAGGATGATAGATCTGACGATGAAGATGAGCGGAGAAGACAACGGCGTGATGTAATTCGTCTCCGGCTCCGTGATTTTGCAACACGTGCGTTAACGCGTGGAAATGGAGGTCTCGATTTGGCGGAGATATTAATGGGACTGGAGGATCACTCGATTGAATTCAGGTTTCAAATTGGTGAAAATGATCGGTATATAGGTAATCCAGGTGATTATGTTGATGCAGCTGGATATGAAGCATTATTGCAAACCCTAGCTGAGAGTGATAACGGCTCAAAAAGAGGATCACCACCTGCTGCAAAATCTGCAGTGGAAGGGCTACCTACTGTTGAGGTAATTGTGAATGATAGTGAAGTTTGTGCAATATGTAAAGATAAAGTGTTTAATAATGAGAAAGAGGTTGTGAAGCAATTGCCATGTGGACATATGTATCATCAAGATTGTATTGTGCCTTGGTTAGGTTCTAGGAATACTTGTCCAATTTGCAGGTTTGAATTGCCTACTGATGATCCTGAGTATGAAGAAGACAGAAAGAAGAGATTGAATGATTTGACTGCAAATGCATCTTCAAcgtctggtggtggtggtggtgattaa